Below is a genomic region from Prolixibacteraceae bacterium.
GCAAGTATGGAAACACTAAAACCCATTAGTGCTTCGAAGCTAATGAGGAATGTGCGAAATGCAGAGAGCTGTTATGAAACTTATGGTGCCAGAAAAGCATCTATAAGTGCAACGCTTAATGGTAGCAAAAACACATTCACGGCCTCTATAAAAGCAAAGATGGATAGCGTGATTATTATCTCTGCACAGAAGGGTATATTACCCATAGGTAAACTTCTTGCAACAGAAGATACCCTTATATTGGTAAACTACCTTGGTCGGGAAATAATGAGATCAAATTATGAACGACTGGAAGAGAATATTGGTGTCAACCTTTCTCTTTTCAAATTAGAAGATCTTTTAATGGGAAATGCACTAACCCTGCAGATCAACCCCAATGGAAGGATGTTGAAAAAATATAAAAGTTTTACAGAAGATGGTTATTATGTACTGACATCTTTAAAGCAAACCGTCTCTCGAAAAGAGAAACACAATAAAAGGAAGAAAAAGGTAGTTATAAAAAAAGAAAATAAGATATATATAGGACAAAACAAGGTAGAAGAACGTCTCTACTTTGACCCACATACGTTTAAACTTTCAAAAGTGATCTATAAAGATCTCGAAAGTAACTCTTCGACAACCATAAATATTGACAAATATGTCGAATTGGAAGGATTTTTATACCCTTCGGTGGTAACAATGACCTCTCAAAAGCAAGAGAATATTATCTTTGAACTGAAAGTGAAGTTGTATAAGATGTGGGTAGATAAAGAAAGTTCTTTTAAATTCTCAATACCCTCATCATACAAGAGTAAAGTGTTGTAGGTTATGTGGAAAAACTCTCTTCTTAAATATTTTTTATGGATATGTTGTATCCTGTCCTTCATGAGTAGTGAAGGACAAGATATCTCATCAATGAGAAAACAACAACGAAAGATACTTAGAGAGTTAAAAACGACACAGAAACTTCTTAATCAAGCTCAGAAAAATGCAGACATCTCTTTGTCTCAACTGAAGTTAATAAAGAACAGTATCAGGCAACGTCAAAACCTCATTACGAAATATGAAGATCAAATCAAGATCTACAATAGTTGTATAGAGGATTATAGCTATGTTATTACCTCATTAGATAACGACCTGACACAAGCAAAAGAGTCCTATTCTAAATTTCTCAATAAAATGAATTTGGAAGGGTCTCCAGATCAAAAGCTCATCACATTATTCACCTCTAAAGACATCAAAGATTTCTATATGAAAGAGGGGGAGGCTGCGCAATACCAAAAGATACAGACTAGAAAAATAATGTTTATTAGTTCTTTAGCAGAGACCATCTCTCGAAGT
It encodes:
- a CDS encoding DUF4292 domain-containing protein; amino-acid sequence: MQSVVFRFLQTKSVLFIALIAITTSCSTTKRLQKSVTPTASMETLKPISASKLMRNVRNAESCYETYGARKASISATLNGSKNTFTASIKAKMDSVIIISAQKGILPIGKLLATEDTLILVNYLGREIMRSNYERLEENIGVNLSLFKLEDLLMGNALTLQINPNGRMLKKYKSFTEDGYYVLTSLKQTVSRKEKHNKRKKKVVIKKENKIYIGQNKVEERLYFDPHTFKLSKVIYKDLESNSSTTINIDKYVELEGFLYPSVVTMTSQKQENIIFELKVKLYKMWVDKESSFKFSIPSSYKSKVL